In the Raineyella fluvialis genome, GAAACTAACGTAACCTTGAGGAAGGGATCTGTGCAAGCCCCCGGCGGCAGTTCGTGATGTCATGTGGCTCACTTCCCGTCGGGAGGACAGGCAGCCGCCGGAGGCCGCCCCCGGCATAGGGTGGTGGAGCCGTGCACGGCACGACGCAGGCAACGGCGCGGGAGGAGAAGCGATGAAGCCCACAGTCAGGGGCAGCACGCTGTCGGCGGTCCTGCGCAGTGCTGTCCTCGGTCCGCAGCTCCGCTCCCGCGCCGACATCGCCCAGGACACCGGACTGACGAAACCCACCGTCTCCAAGCTCGTCGAGCAGCTGATGGCCGCGGGGGTGCTCGCGGACGGCGAGGCGGTCTCGCGCGGGACGGGGCGTCCCTCAACACCCCTGGTGCTCCCGCCCCAGGGCGTCGTGGGGATCGGGGTCGAGATCGCGTCCGATCACCTGGGGGTCCGCGCCGTCGACCTGCGTGGCGCCACCGTCGACGAGCGACGCTCCCTGGTCCCCACGCTGGAGGAGGAACCCGGCGCGACTGTCGATCGCACCGTCGCCCTGCTGCTCGACGTGCTCTCCGGCGTGTCCGGTCGAGCGGTCTCGGGCGTGTGTGTGTCCGTTCCCGGGCGGCTGTCCGTCGATCGGACCACCGTCCTCTCGGCCCCCAACCTGTCCTGGACGGACGTCCCGCTGCTGTCCCTGCTGGCCGGGCATCCGTCCCTCGCGCGTCATCCCGCGCTGCACGCCGCGCCGGTGACACCCCTCAGCGTGCACAACGACTCCCAGCTGGCGGCCGAGTTCGAGCTCAGCCATCGTGGCGACGCCTCGTTCATGTACGTCTTCGGCGAGACCGGCATCGGCGGCGCGATCGTCATCGACGGCGAGCTGTACGTCGGCACCAACGGCTGGGCCGGGGAGATCGGTCACGTGGCCGTCGAGGTCGGCGGGGCCCGCTGCCGGTGCGGACGCCGCGGCTGCCTGGAAGCCCATGCGTCGTACGACGCCCTGCGCTCCCGCGCCGACCTCGGGCCGGACGTGCCGATCCACGAGGTGGTCGACACCCTCGCCCGCAGGCTGGGCGACAGGCGGGCCGTCATCGAGATGATCGGCGTGCCGTTGGGTTACGCCCTTGCGAACACCCTGAACGTGCTCGACCTGTCCACCGTCGTGCTCGGCGGATACTTCGCCCCCATCGCCGGCGAATTGGAGCCGGTCCTGCACCAGGTGTTCCGAGAGCGCGCGCTGGCGGAGGAACACGGTCAGGTGCGCGTGGGGCGCGCCGTCGATGACGCCCACCCGGCCCTGTCGGGCGCCACCCGCACCGCCCTCGACCCCGTGCTCAACCACACCCCGGAGTGGATCGCGGCGATGGCGCATGACGCGGGGGCGACGCTGCGGCCCTGAGAGGAGCCTTGGCGCCAGGTGTCGGCCTGGCCGGCGAAACCGTCGACAGACCCGGCACTGCGGGCCACTGTGGAACTGGAACGCTTGCCCTCGATGTCCATCGGAGGTTCCCGATGACGACCGACCACAGACCGCCTCGACGCGTGACGACGGTCCTCGGATGGATCGCCACCGCCGCGATGACGATCGCGGGCATCATCGGGGTCTACGAGTCGATCAGCGGCGCGGGAGGCTGACCTTCTCGACGGCCCGTGCCGGGGAGACGAAGGGCCAGAACGCGAACCCGTCGGTCATCACGGACAGCA is a window encoding:
- a CDS encoding ROK family protein encodes the protein MKPTVRGSTLSAVLRSAVLGPQLRSRADIAQDTGLTKPTVSKLVEQLMAAGVLADGEAVSRGTGRPSTPLVLPPQGVVGIGVEIASDHLGVRAVDLRGATVDERRSLVPTLEEEPGATVDRTVALLLDVLSGVSGRAVSGVCVSVPGRLSVDRTTVLSAPNLSWTDVPLLSLLAGHPSLARHPALHAAPVTPLSVHNDSQLAAEFELSHRGDASFMYVFGETGIGGAIVIDGELYVGTNGWAGEIGHVAVEVGGARCRCGRRGCLEAHASYDALRSRADLGPDVPIHEVVDTLARRLGDRRAVIEMIGVPLGYALANTLNVLDLSTVVLGGYFAPIAGELEPVLHQVFRERALAEEHGQVRVGRAVDDAHPALSGATRTALDPVLNHTPEWIAAMAHDAGATLRP